The Candidatus Manganitrophaceae bacterium genome has a segment encoding these proteins:
- a CDS encoding glycine--tRNA ligase subunit alpha produces MKDPLKATTSQRKSATASVHKTSQTARKPLTFQELFLSLHRYWAAQGCLILQSYDTEVGAGTFHPATFLRALGPEPWNAAYVQASRRPADGRYGENPNRLQHYYQYQVILKPAPENIQALYLQSLSSFGIKMEEHDIRFVQDDWESPTLGAWGLGWEVRLDGMEITQFTYFQEIGGIQLNPISVEITYWLERVAMYLQQVDNVYDLAWNDQVSYGEVHHEGEVQFSRFNFEEANIVHLKEAFHRAEEESRRLISKGLILPAYEYCMKSSHFFNLLDARGAISVTERTSYIARVRGLARLCAEGYLKQREAAGFPLLKDKNHGS; encoded by the coding sequence ATGAAGGACCCCTTGAAAGCCACCACTTCTCAGAGAAAGAGCGCGACGGCCTCTGTCCACAAAACGTCTCAAACAGCCCGCAAGCCGCTTACCTTTCAAGAGCTTTTTTTGTCGCTTCACCGCTACTGGGCCGCGCAAGGCTGTCTGATCCTTCAATCGTATGACACCGAGGTCGGCGCCGGAACCTTTCATCCGGCGACCTTTTTGCGCGCGCTCGGGCCGGAGCCTTGGAATGCCGCTTATGTTCAGGCCTCGCGCCGCCCCGCCGACGGCCGCTACGGCGAGAACCCGAACCGCCTTCAGCACTACTACCAATACCAAGTGATCCTCAAACCGGCGCCCGAGAACATCCAAGCGCTTTATCTTCAGAGCCTCTCCTCCTTCGGCATCAAGATGGAGGAGCACGACATCCGATTTGTCCAGGACGATTGGGAGTCGCCGACCCTCGGCGCCTGGGGACTCGGCTGGGAGGTCCGATTAGACGGGATGGAGATCACCCAGTTCACCTATTTCCAGGAGATCGGCGGGATTCAGCTCAATCCGATTTCGGTGGAGATCACCTATTGGCTGGAGCGGGTTGCGATGTACCTGCAGCAGGTCGACAACGTCTACGATCTCGCCTGGAATGACCAGGTCTCTTATGGCGAAGTCCATCATGAGGGGGAGGTCCAGTTTTCCCGGTTTAATTTCGAAGAGGCGAACATCGTCCACCTGAAAGAAGCGTTCCATCGCGCCGAGGAAGAGTCTCGACGGCTGATCTCCAAAGGCCTCATTCTTCCCGCCTATGAATACTGCATGAAGAGCTCCCATTTCTTCAACCTGCTCGATGCCCGGGGCGCGATCTCCGTGACCGAGCGAACCAGCTATATCGCCCGCGTCCGCGGATTGGCCCGGCTTTGCGCTGAAGGGTATCTCAAACAACGTGAAGCGGCCGGGTTCCCTCTCTTAAAGGACAAGAACCATGGCTCCTAA
- a CDS encoding PAS domain S-box protein: MGKARRDSEPLLQSLESYRHLVEEVKDYAIYLLDLQGKVMSWNQGAERIKGYRPEEIIGKHFSAFYTKDDQRRGKPAYNLSRALEEGRFEEEGWRIRKDGSRFWANIVITRLENDEGKRIGFAKITRDLTERRQAEQRHRLLVEGVRDYAIFMLDPQGRVVSWNRGAVQIKGYQLDEIIGKHFSVFYPDEDKVWDKAGYELKRAVEDGQFEDEGWRVRKDGSRFWASAVITPIRNEEGELIGFSKLTRDLTERREAEERLRKSQAQLSVAQRIAHIGSWEWEIASNTLTWSDELYRIYGLSSRSEGMTYDRYLTFLHPEDLASVKEIIEKAYQNGQTFAFEHRIVRPDGIVRILHSQGEVLLNKEGKPVRMFGTAQDITERKQVENAIRKLNEELEIRVRERTAELQTANEALQRRTHEAEEASRLKSQFVSNVSHELRTPLNSILGYATLMHDETFGPVGSDQKKPLEGILRNADDLLHLIEEVLDLSRMEAGRLKIQRSSFDLHDLIEEVISGMQPLIDERGLYLKQEVEETLSTLETDAGKVKQILVNLLSNAVKFTRHGGITLTARKAPRRDGVEVAVSDTGIGMKPEALPRIFEAFYQLDADLTREFGGVGLGLRIVKDLVNLLEGEIRVESEQGKGSTFTVFLPCRLNQ; this comes from the coding sequence ATGGGGAAAGCGCGTCGCGATTCAGAACCGCTTCTGCAGAGTTTAGAAAGCTATCGCCACCTGGTAGAGGAGGTGAAGGATTATGCGATTTACCTTCTCGATCTTCAGGGAAAGGTGATGAGCTGGAATCAGGGGGCGGAGCGGATCAAGGGATACCGTCCTGAGGAGATCATCGGCAAACATTTCTCTGCCTTTTATACCAAGGACGATCAGCGTCGAGGGAAACCGGCGTACAACCTGTCCCGCGCTTTGGAAGAGGGGCGATTCGAGGAAGAGGGCTGGCGGATTCGGAAAGACGGCTCCCGATTCTGGGCCAATATCGTGATTACCCGCTTAGAGAATGATGAAGGAAAGCGAATCGGCTTTGCAAAGATTACCCGGGACCTGACGGAGCGAAGACAGGCGGAGCAGCGTCACCGTCTTCTGGTGGAGGGGGTCCGAGACTATGCCATTTTTATGCTCGATCCCCAAGGGCGGGTGGTGAGCTGGAATCGGGGGGCGGTGCAGATCAAGGGATATCAGCTCGACGAAATTATCGGAAAGCACTTCTCCGTCTTCTATCCGGATGAAGATAAAGTGTGGGACAAAGCGGGATATGAGTTAAAGCGGGCCGTTGAAGACGGTCAGTTTGAAGATGAAGGATGGCGCGTCCGAAAAGACGGCTCCCGGTTTTGGGCCAGCGCGGTGATCACCCCGATTCGGAATGAAGAGGGAGAGCTGATCGGCTTCTCGAAGCTCACCCGCGACCTGACCGAGCGAAGAGAGGCGGAGGAGCGGCTTCGGAAAAGTCAGGCGCAGCTTTCCGTTGCCCAGCGGATCGCCCATATCGGGAGCTGGGAGTGGGAGATCGCCTCTAACACGCTGACCTGGTCCGACGAGCTCTATCGGATCTATGGGCTCTCTTCCCGATCGGAAGGGATGACCTATGATCGGTATCTCACCTTTCTTCATCCGGAGGACCTTGCTTCCGTAAAAGAGATCATCGAGAAGGCATATCAGAACGGCCAGACTTTCGCCTTCGAGCACCGAATCGTCCGCCCGGATGGAATCGTACGGATCCTTCACAGCCAGGGAGAGGTCCTCCTCAACAAAGAAGGAAAGCCGGTGCGGATGTTCGGGACGGCGCAGGATATCACCGAACGGAAACAGGTGGAGAATGCGATCCGTAAATTGAATGAAGAGCTGGAGATTCGGGTGCGGGAGCGGACGGCGGAGTTGCAGACGGCGAACGAGGCGCTCCAGCGGCGGACGCATGAGGCGGAAGAGGCGAGCCGTTTGAAATCGCAGTTTGTCTCAAACGTCTCACATGAGCTTCGAACCCCGTTGAATTCCATCCTCGGCTATGCCACCTTGATGCACGATGAAACCTTCGGTCCCGTCGGATCGGATCAGAAAAAGCCGCTTGAAGGAATTTTGAGAAACGCCGACGACCTGCTGCATCTGATCGAAGAGGTCCTCGACCTCTCCCGGATGGAGGCGGGGCGGCTGAAAATTCAGCGCTCTTCGTTCGACCTTCACGACCTCATCGAGGAGGTGATCTCCGGGATGCAACCCCTGATCGATGAACGGGGACTTTATCTCAAGCAGGAGGTGGAAGAGACCCTTTCGACGCTGGAGACCGATGCGGGGAAGGTCAAGCAGATTCTCGTCAACCTTCTTTCAAATGCGGTCAAATTCACACGCCACGGCGGCATTACCTTGACGGCGCGGAAGGCACCGCGACGCGACGGCGTCGAGGTGGCGGTGAGTGATACCGGCATCGGCATGAAGCCGGAGGCGCTGCCGAGAATCTTCGAGGCCTTTTATCAGCTCGATGCCGACCTCACCCGGGAGTTCGGCGGCGTCGGGTTGGGATTGCGGATCGTTAAGGACCTGGTGAATCTGCTCGAGGGGGAGATCCGCGTCGAAAGTGAGCAAGGAAAAGGATCGACCTTTACGGTGTTCCTTCCCTGCCGTCTGAATCAATAG
- the recO gene encoding DNA repair protein RecO: MSLLTTPAIVLGSIKLGEADKLVTFFTAKKGKLKGVAKGARRMKSRFGAALEPFTHCNLVVFEKPGDKLARINQSDIVHSFQLLRENWSEIHLASHMVQMVQKLTPDEEPNPAIFRLLLEALTYLEKGADRQLSAILFVIRLVAYSGYQPRLDQCLKCRKRLTEPKIYFSPGQGGTVCPPCAERMERLASISQGTLAFLRGSQRMDYAAAHRIKLTAAMRSEIEVLFGDHITYITGAPSPKFVPEPVHS, from the coding sequence ATGTCGTTACTGACCACGCCGGCGATCGTTCTCGGGAGCATTAAGCTCGGTGAGGCCGATAAGCTGGTCACTTTTTTTACCGCTAAAAAAGGGAAGCTAAAAGGGGTGGCGAAGGGGGCCCGTCGGATGAAGAGCCGGTTCGGTGCCGCGCTGGAGCCGTTTACCCACTGCAATCTCGTTGTCTTCGAAAAACCGGGGGACAAACTCGCCCGGATCAACCAGTCGGACATCGTCCACTCTTTTCAGCTGCTCCGGGAGAACTGGTCCGAGATTCATCTCGCCTCCCATATGGTTCAGATGGTCCAGAAGTTGACCCCGGATGAGGAGCCGAACCCGGCGATCTTTCGTCTTTTGCTCGAAGCGCTCACCTATTTGGAGAAGGGGGCCGACCGGCAGCTCTCCGCGATCCTCTTTGTCATCCGTCTGGTCGCCTATAGCGGATATCAACCGAGGCTCGACCAGTGCTTAAAATGCCGCAAGCGGCTGACCGAGCCCAAAATCTACTTCTCCCCCGGCCAGGGCGGAACCGTCTGCCCCCCCTGTGCCGAGCGGATGGAGCGGCTCGCATCGATCTCCCAAGGGACCCTCGCTTTTCTTAGGGGATCGCAGCGGATGGACTATGCCGCCGCGCATCGGATTAAACTCACTGCCGCGATGCGGTCGGAAATTGAGGTCCTCTTCGGGGATCACATTACCTATATCACCGGGGCGCCTTCCCCAAAATTTGTTCCGGAGCCGGTCCACTCCTAA